One window from the genome of Candidatus Binataceae bacterium encodes:
- a CDS encoding LL-diaminopimelate aminotransferase — MQIRLANRLTQLPPYLFAELDRLKREVQARGVDVISLGIGDPDLPTPGYIIERLKRAADNPANHRYPDYEGLHAFRAAAATWYKRRFGVDFKPASEVCALIGSKEGIANFATAMVDPDDVVLIPDPGYPVYFSGCIFNGGQPYFLPLRKRNDFLPDFDAIPHEIARRAKLLWLNYPNNPTGATADPSFFQRAVDFCLRNQIVLAHDLAYSEIAYNGYRAPSVFEAEGAAQCAIEFHSLSKTFSMTGWRVGFAVGNPALIAGLGQVKTNMDSGVFQAVQEAAIAALEGGDEVLRQYCAIYQERRDVMVQALQALGLPCETPRATFYLWAEVPKGYTSVSFTERVLKEAGVVVTPGSGFGKSGEGFVRLSLTLGTERLKEAAARITNLRL; from the coding sequence GTGCAGATTCGGCTAGCTAACCGATTGACCCAGCTTCCACCGTATCTTTTTGCCGAACTGGACCGCTTAAAGCGCGAGGTCCAAGCGCGCGGGGTGGATGTCATCAGTCTGGGAATCGGCGATCCAGACTTGCCCACACCCGGTTATATTATCGAGCGACTCAAGCGTGCTGCGGATAATCCGGCCAACCATCGCTATCCTGATTACGAAGGGCTGCATGCCTTCCGAGCTGCCGCTGCCACTTGGTACAAACGCCGGTTTGGCGTCGATTTCAAGCCCGCAAGCGAGGTTTGCGCCCTGATCGGATCCAAAGAAGGGATCGCGAATTTTGCTACCGCAATGGTCGATCCGGACGACGTGGTGTTAATCCCTGACCCGGGGTATCCGGTTTATTTCTCGGGCTGCATTTTCAATGGCGGGCAGCCCTATTTCCTGCCGCTACGCAAACGCAACGATTTTCTGCCCGATTTCGACGCGATCCCCCATGAAATCGCGCGGCGGGCAAAGTTACTGTGGCTCAATTATCCCAACAACCCCACCGGTGCTACCGCCGATCCCAGCTTTTTCCAGCGGGCGGTAGATTTTTGTTTACGTAACCAGATCGTACTAGCTCACGACTTGGCCTACTCGGAAATCGCTTATAACGGTTATCGCGCTCCCAGCGTGTTCGAGGCTGAGGGTGCCGCGCAATGCGCGATCGAGTTTCATTCGCTATCCAAGACCTTCTCGATGACCGGATGGCGGGTTGGCTTTGCGGTGGGCAATCCCGCCTTGATAGCTGGTCTGGGTCAGGTCAAGACCAACATGGACTCGGGGGTGTTTCAGGCGGTACAGGAGGCTGCAATCGCGGCGCTGGAGGGCGGCGACGAGGTTTTGCGCCAATACTGCGCGATTTACCAGGAGCGACGCGACGTGATGGTCCAAGCGCTCCAAGCTCTTGGCTTGCCCTGCGAGACTCCGCGCGCAACTTTTTACCTGTGGGCGGAAGTGCCTAAAGGCTACACCTCGGTCTCCTTTACTGAACGGGTTTTGAAGGAAGCTGGCGTGGTAGTCACGCCTGGCTCTGGCTTTGGCAAAAGCGGAGAAGGCTTTGTACGGTTATCGTTAACCTTGGGTACGGAAAGACTAAAAGAGGCGGCGGCAAGAATCACCAATCTCCGGCTGTAA
- the dapA gene encoding 4-hydroxy-tetrahydrodipicolinate synthase: MLTGAWSAIVTPFREGAVDERALRELIEWQIDAGVQGLVPCGSTGESATLSHGEHELVIRITVEQTRRRVPVFAGTGSNSTAEAVKLTNFARAVGADGALLISPYYNRPTQEGIFNHYKTIAQSADLPLIVYNIPSRTGSNVAPETLARLCQFKQIVGVKEASGSLDQTSDIRRLCGERLSILSGDDSLTLPLMAVGATGVISVLTNVMPAQTRALVSAALEGDYTRARELHYRLLPLVRALFVETNPVPVKHAMALMGKCTAQVRLPLVELTAASADKVRAAMAEAGLI, encoded by the coding sequence ATGTTAACTGGAGCCTGGTCTGCGATCGTAACGCCTTTTCGTGAGGGCGCGGTCGATGAGCGCGCCTTGCGCGAACTCATCGAATGGCAAATTGACGCCGGCGTGCAAGGGCTTGTTCCCTGCGGATCGACCGGCGAGTCGGCTACCCTCAGCCACGGCGAACATGAACTGGTGATCCGGATTACGGTGGAGCAAACCCGCCGGCGCGTGCCGGTTTTTGCCGGCACCGGTTCCAATTCCACCGCCGAAGCGGTCAAGCTGACAAATTTCGCCCGCGCGGTGGGAGCCGACGGCGCGTTGCTGATCTCGCCCTACTACAATCGCCCTACCCAAGAGGGAATTTTCAACCACTACAAGACCATCGCGCAAAGCGCCGACCTGCCACTGATCGTCTACAATATACCTAGTCGAACCGGCTCCAATGTCGCGCCGGAAACGTTGGCGCGCTTGTGCCAGTTCAAGCAGATCGTGGGGGTCAAAGAAGCCTCGGGCTCGCTCGATCAGACCTCCGACATCCGCCGCCTGTGCGGCGAGCGCCTATCGATCCTTTCCGGCGATGATTCGCTCACCCTACCCCTGATGGCAGTGGGCGCCACCGGCGTCATCTCCGTCCTGACCAACGTGATGCCAGCGCAAACCCGAGCCCTGGTCAGTGCGGCGCTGGAGGGCGATTATACCCGCGCCCGCGAGCTGCACTATCGCCTGTTGCCCCTGGTGCGGGCGCTGTTCGTGGAAACCAACCCGGTTCCAGTCAAACATGCGATGGCGCTGATGGGCAAATGTACAGCGCAAGTGCGCTTGCCGTTGGTGGAACTGACCGCCGCCAGCGCCGACAAAGTGCGCGCCGCCATGGCCGAAGCAGGGCTGATCTGA
- the dapF gene encoding diaminopimelate epimerase, whose amino-acid sequence MAILEFTKMHGCGNDYIYVIATAQRPADPAALSRRLSDRRFAIGGDGLILLGRAKDADVSMEIYNADGSRAEMCGNGIRCVARLAYERGLVRTNPVTIATDSGFKRVWLEFEGAVACTATVDMGAPILEGHLIPVAATGQIIAHPLSVDGTIWPITAVSMGNPHCVVLVEDERLFTLPEHEFAALGRRFEHHPFFPHAVNTEFVLIESPARLRMRVWERGSGETLACGTGACAAVVAVALNHRGGRQAQVALRGGTLGIEWRQSGPDADHVFMSGEAVKVFSGQVELEARELVALD is encoded by the coding sequence ATGGCGATTTTGGAATTCACCAAGATGCATGGCTGCGGTAACGACTACATTTATGTGATCGCCACCGCCCAGCGGCCCGCCGATCCAGCCGCGCTGTCGCGCCGGCTGTCCGATCGTCGTTTTGCCATCGGCGGCGACGGCTTGATCCTGCTGGGGCGAGCCAAGGACGCCGACGTCAGCATGGAAATCTACAACGCCGACGGCAGCCGGGCCGAAATGTGCGGCAACGGTATCCGATGCGTGGCGCGGTTGGCCTACGAGCGGGGACTGGTGCGCACCAACCCGGTGACGATCGCCACCGACAGCGGGTTCAAGCGAGTATGGCTGGAATTCGAGGGCGCCGTGGCTTGCACCGCCACCGTCGATATGGGCGCGCCGATCCTGGAAGGCCACCTGATTCCGGTCGCCGCCACCGGCCAGATTATTGCTCATCCGCTGAGCGTCGATGGGACCATCTGGCCCATCACTGCGGTCTCGATGGGTAATCCGCATTGCGTGGTGCTGGTCGAGGACGAACGCCTATTCACGCTACCCGAGCATGAATTCGCGGCCCTCGGCCGCCGATTCGAGCACCATCCGTTTTTTCCTCATGCCGTCAATACCGAGTTCGTTCTGATCGAGAGCCCCGCGCGCTTGCGCATGCGAGTGTGGGAGCGCGGTTCGGGCGAGACGCTGGCCTGCGGTACCGGTGCTTGCGCCGCCGTAGTCGCGGTCGCGCTCAACCATCGTGGTGGCCGCCAAGCCCAGGTCGCCTTGCGCGGGGGCACCTTGGGTATCGAATGGCGCCAGAGCGGACCCGATGCCGATCACGTCTTCATGAGCGGCGAGGCGGTGAAAGTTTTCAGCGGGCAGGTCGAGCTGGAGGCGCGCGAACTGGTCGCGCTCGACTAA
- the lysA gene encoding diaminopimelate decarboxylase, which translates to MHYFEYHDDELFAEQVAIREIVARVGTPVYIYSARTLRRHFRVFDEALAGSPDHLVCYAMKALSNLSILKLFSELGSGFDIVSGGELMRCLRAGGDPRKIVFSGVGKTDEEIAAALAAEILMFNVESAPELERIAAVARRAGRRAPISLRVNPDLDPGTHPHISTGHRDSKFGVPLSQIGQYYTQARALPELEVVGLSTHIGSQITDTAPFGEAGHKLARIVADLRASGISLHYLDLGGGLGIPYQETPPSPAQYAQALLAPLQGLGLKLIVEPGRVLVGNAGILVTRVIHLKETDVKRFIVVDGAMNDLIRPVLYEAYHAIWPVHRAARPTIVADVVGPVCESGDFFALQRELPAVKPDELLAVMSAGAYGFVMASNYNSRPRAPEILVDGTTVHVIRERENFEDLIRHEKLVEFAA; encoded by the coding sequence ATGCATTATTTCGAGTATCACGACGACGAGCTTTTTGCCGAACAGGTTGCGATTAGGGAAATTGTGGCCCGTGTCGGCACCCCGGTCTATATCTACAGCGCGCGCACCCTGCGCCGACATTTCAGAGTCTTTGACGAAGCTCTGGCCGGCAGTCCGGATCACCTTGTCTGCTATGCGATGAAGGCGCTATCCAATCTGAGCATCCTCAAGCTGTTCAGCGAGCTGGGCTCAGGGTTCGATATCGTCTCAGGCGGGGAGCTGATGCGCTGCCTGCGGGCGGGTGGCGATCCCCGCAAAATTGTCTTTTCCGGCGTCGGTAAAACCGACGAGGAGATTGCGGCGGCGTTGGCGGCTGAAATCTTGATGTTCAACGTCGAGTCGGCTCCCGAACTGGAGCGTATCGCGGCGGTGGCACGCCGCGCCGGGCGGCGCGCGCCGATTAGCCTGCGGGTCAATCCCGATCTCGATCCCGGCACCCATCCCCACATTTCTACCGGCCATCGCGACAGCAAGTTCGGCGTCCCGCTCTCCCAAATCGGCCAATATTATACCCAGGCTCGCGCTCTACCCGAGCTTGAGGTGGTGGGCCTGAGCACCCATATCGGCTCTCAGATAACTGACACCGCGCCCTTCGGCGAGGCCGGCCATAAGCTGGCGCGAATCGTCGCCGACCTGCGCGCTAGCGGAATCAGCCTGCACTATCTCGACTTGGGCGGCGGCCTGGGGATCCCCTATCAGGAAACTCCGCCCTCGCCCGCCCAGTACGCCCAAGCCCTGCTGGCACCCCTCCAGGGGCTGGGGCTGAAGCTTATTGTCGAGCCTGGTCGAGTGTTGGTCGGCAATGCCGGGATATTGGTAACACGGGTGATTCACCTCAAGGAAACCGACGTCAAGCGCTTCATCGTGGTAGACGGCGCGATGAACGACCTGATTCGGCCGGTGCTCTACGAGGCTTATCATGCGATCTGGCCGGTGCATCGTGCAGCTCGTCCAACGATTGTGGCCGACGTCGTGGGTCCGGTGTGCGAAAGCGGCGATTTCTTCGCCTTGCAGCGCGAACTGCCAGCAGTTAAGCCCGATGAGTTGCTAGCGGTGATGAGCGCCGGCGCCTATGGTTTTGTGATGGCCTCCAATTACAACAGCCGCCCGCGCGCGCCCGAAATCCTGGTAGACGGCACCACCGTCCATGTCATCCGCGAGCGCGAGAATTTCGAGGATCTGATCCGGCACGAAAAGCTGGTGGAGTTCGCGGCCTGA
- the argH gene encoding argininosuccinate lyase yields MKTRTPKTGSKRSLIRGRFTAGRLPEVERFTASLPFDRRLYRHDIRGSIAHARMLHRVGLLSRAEAQRIERGLRRIEREIDSGHFEFNLSDEDIHLAIERRLTALIGAAGAKLHTARSRNDQIALDLRLYLADEIEAIAGELEALCASLRTVARRELETVMPGYTHLQRAQPITLAHHAMAYVEMFMRDRQRMEQVLARTRVMPLGAGALAATTLPIDRRVTAHELGLRELALNSLDAVADRDFAVEFLAAAALCGVHLSRLSEDLILWASSEFAFVVLPDEFSTGSSMMPQKKNPDLLELFRGKCGRLVGDLTALLVILKGLPMAYNSDLQEDKERVFDAVDTLRPMLVLMAKLWPRLDFNRETMRAAAGGSGLATDIAEHLVERGLPFRQAHEIVGNLVRQTLAAGKRLEDLSEAELRQYCGPHARGLKQRLSASISVARRRTLGGPAPAVVSRRLARLEKR; encoded by the coding sequence GTGAAAACACGCACCCCCAAAACAGGTTCTAAGCGTAGCCTAATCCGCGGCCGGTTTACAGCAGGTCGCCTACCCGAGGTCGAGCGCTTTACCGCCTCGCTGCCGTTTGATCGCCGCCTGTATCGCCACGATATCCGCGGCTCGATTGCGCACGCCCGCATGCTGCATAGGGTGGGATTGCTCAGCCGGGCCGAGGCCCAGCGGATCGAGCGCGGTTTGCGCCGAATCGAGCGCGAGATCGATTCAGGCCACTTCGAATTCAACCTGTCGGATGAGGACATCCATCTGGCGATCGAGCGCCGGCTGACCGCCCTGATCGGCGCTGCCGGGGCCAAGCTGCATACCGCGCGCTCGCGCAACGATCAGATCGCGTTGGATTTGCGCCTATACCTGGCCGATGAAATCGAAGCGATCGCGGGTGAGCTTGAGGCCTTGTGCGCCAGCTTGCGTACGGTTGCGCGTCGCGAGCTGGAGACTGTGATGCCCGGTTACACCCACCTGCAGCGCGCTCAACCCATCACCTTGGCCCATCATGCGATGGCCTATGTCGAGATGTTCATGCGTGACCGCCAGCGCATGGAACAGGTGCTGGCGCGCACGCGGGTGATGCCGTTGGGGGCGGGCGCTCTGGCCGCGACCACCCTGCCCATCGACCGCCGTGTGACGGCGCACGAACTGGGGCTGCGAGAATTGGCGCTCAACAGCCTGGATGCGGTTGCCGATCGCGACTTCGCGGTGGAGTTTTTGGCCGCGGCGGCGCTGTGCGGAGTGCATCTGTCGCGCTTGAGCGAAGATCTCATCCTATGGGCCAGCAGCGAGTTCGCTTTCGTCGTCCTACCCGATGAATTCTCCACGGGCAGCTCGATGATGCCGCAGAAAAAAAACCCTGACCTGCTGGAACTCTTTCGCGGCAAGTGCGGCCGCCTGGTGGGCGATCTCACTGCTCTACTGGTAATCCTCAAAGGGCTGCCGATGGCTTACAACTCCGATCTGCAGGAGGACAAGGAGCGGGTCTTCGACGCGGTCGATACCTTACGTCCGATGCTGGTTTTGATGGCCAAGCTGTGGCCGCGCCTGGACTTCAACCGCGAGACCATGCGGGCCGCCGCCGGCGGTTCCGGCCTGGCCACCGATATCGCCGAGCATCTGGTCGAACGCGGCCTGCCCTTTCGCCAGGCGCATGAGATAGTCGGCAACTTGGTGCGCCAGACCTTGGCGGCGGGCAAGCGGCTGGAGGACCTCAGCGAGGCCGAGCTGCGCCAATACTGCGGCCCCCACGCGCGCGGCCTCAAGCAGCGCCTGAGCGCATCGATTTCGGTGGCACGCCGGCGCACCCTGGGCGGTCCGGCGCCGGCCGTGGTGAGCCGGCGGCTGGCCCGCCTGGAAAAGCGATGA
- a CDS encoding TetR/AcrR family transcriptional regulator, with protein MKKRKSVKETGGAPRRRPVSEAARQAILEAAAQEFAAAGFGGARAQRIAARAGVNKALPFYHFGSKSDLYDEVMSQVWEHLGQVLTAHAGSTADADTRLRDLLHNLFEFASRDPNSLRLLIRELIDDRARARDTARDHFIPLLSRLCDIIAARIEQGIIADLPPVQVVITLLAEVLFYFLIAPFLEDAGLSQPLSPAALAARERIVRRLMAQGYRSPNAPPVEV; from the coding sequence ATGAAGAAGCGAAAGAGCGTGAAGGAAACGGGCGGCGCGCCGCGCCGACGACCGGTTTCGGAAGCCGCCCGTCAGGCGATTCTCGAAGCGGCGGCCCAGGAGTTCGCGGCCGCCGGGTTTGGCGGGGCTCGGGCCCAGCGCATCGCGGCCCGCGCCGGGGTCAATAAGGCGCTACCCTTTTATCATTTTGGCTCCAAGTCCGACCTTTACGACGAGGTGATGAGCCAGGTCTGGGAGCATTTGGGTCAAGTGCTCACCGCCCATGCCGGCAGCACCGCCGACGCCGACACCCGGCTGCGCGATTTGTTGCATAATCTGTTTGAATTCGCGTCACGCGACCCTAACAGTCTGCGCCTGCTGATTCGCGAACTTATCGACGATCGGGCTCGCGCGCGAGACACGGCGCGTGACCACTTCATTCCGTTGCTTAGTCGACTTTGCGATATAATCGCTGCTCGTATCGAGCAAGGGATCATCGCCGATCTACCGCCGGTACAAGTAGTGATCACGCTATTGGCGGAGGTGTTATTCTACTTTCTCATCGCGCCCTTTCTGGAAGATGCCGGGCTCAGCCAACCCCTGTCGCCGGCCGCGCTGGCGGCCCGCGAGCGGATCGTGCGCCGGCTGATGGCACAGGGCTACCGTTCGCCCAACGCGCCCCCCGTGGAGGTTTGA
- a CDS encoding TetR/AcrR family transcriptional regulator, with the protein MSTTTKPRQKRTLKPRLAPHQAREAILRAAEEEFATVGFGGARADRIAARAEVNKALPFYYFGSKADLYEEVLKRAMERVQGLAALPSFGPSELSPKQRLTALVDRLFELMATDRYWLLLVTRELIDDRERVREFTQRHLRPLMEAVHSNIKRDIKAGRIVERDPLDIIVSVMSEIFFYFLLTPMLEGLGAENPLGEGALARRKAAVVKFIRHGLGGPKAAPD; encoded by the coding sequence GTGAGCACGACGACCAAGCCGCGCCAAAAACGGACGCTCAAGCCTCGCCTGGCGCCCCATCAGGCGCGCGAGGCGATCTTGCGCGCCGCCGAGGAGGAGTTCGCTACCGTGGGTTTTGGCGGGGCGCGCGCCGATCGCATCGCCGCCCGCGCCGAGGTCAACAAGGCCTTGCCATTTTACTATTTCGGCTCCAAGGCCGACCTCTATGAGGAGGTCCTCAAGCGGGCGATGGAGCGGGTCCAAGGTCTGGCCGCGCTGCCCAGCTTTGGCCCCAGCGAGTTGTCGCCCAAGCAGCGTTTGACTGCGCTGGTCGATCGGTTGTTCGAGTTGATGGCGACTGATCGCTACTGGCTGTTGCTGGTAACGCGCGAATTGATTGACGATCGCGAGCGGGTGCGTGAGTTCACGCAACGCCACTTGAGGCCGCTGATGGAGGCCGTGCACAGCAACATCAAGCGCGATATAAAAGCCGGCCGAATCGTTGAGCGCGATCCCTTGGATATCATTGTGAGCGTGATGTCCGAGATCTTCTTTTACTTTCTGCTCACACCGATGCTGGAGGGGCTAGGGGCGGAGAATCCTTTGGGCGAAGGCGCGCTGGCGCGGCGCAAGGCAGCGGTCGTCAAATTTATCAGGCACGGCTTGGGCGGTCCCAAGGCGGCTCCGGATTAG